One Patescibacteria group bacterium DNA window includes the following coding sequences:
- the rplL gene encoding 50S ribosomal protein L7/L12: MSEETAKDSEVEVPAKFKEFVETISGMSVIDLAELVKILEKKFGVSSAAPMMMAGAAAPAAADAGDDAPATVNIELTEAGTNKIGVIKVVREITEKGLKEAKDLVDGAPQIVKEGVPKAEADVIKKKIEEAGGKVTYK, translated from the coding sequence ATGTCTGAAGAAACCGCAAAGGATTCAGAGGTCGAAGTTCCCGCGAAGTTTAAAGAGTTCGTAGAAACGATTTCCGGTATGTCGGTTATCGACCTTGCGGAACTCGTGAAGATTTTAGAGAAGAAGTTCGGTGTGTCTTCGGCTGCCCCAATGATGATGGCGGGTGCGGCTGCTCCCGCTGCAGCTGACGCTGGGGATGATGCACCAGCAACGGTAAACATTGAACTCACTGAAGCTGGTACGAACAAAATCGGCGTTATTAAAGTGGTTCGAGAGATTACAGAGAAGGGCCTCAAGGAGGCAAAGGACCTCGTTGATGGTGCGCCACAGATTGTTAAGGAAGGTGTGCCGAAGGCTGAAGCCGACGTTATTAAGAAGAAAATTGAAGAGGCAGGCGGTAAGGTTACGTACAAGTAA
- the mraZ gene encoding division/cell wall cluster transcriptional repressor MraZ, translated as MEKIKKVKAAAVMFLGEYQHVLDEKGRVALPVKFRTRLHAGAVVTRGLDNCLFIYPVAEWRVLADRLAALPIAQANTRAFARLMLAGAMETNVDKQGRMMVPDYLRSYAGLNRKVVVAGLYNRLELWSSDAWARYRSGTEENSVAIAEAMNNVNL; from the coding sequence GTGGAGAAGATAAAGAAAGTAAAAGCAGCTGCCGTCATGTTCCTCGGTGAGTACCAGCATGTGCTGGACGAAAAGGGGAGAGTGGCGCTACCCGTTAAGTTTCGAACCCGATTACACGCGGGAGCGGTGGTGACGCGCGGCCTCGACAACTGCCTTTTTATTTATCCAGTAGCTGAGTGGCGGGTTTTAGCAGACCGTTTAGCAGCATTGCCAATCGCGCAGGCCAACACGCGTGCCTTCGCTCGATTAATGCTCGCCGGGGCGATGGAAACAAATGTCGATAAGCAAGGAAGGATGATGGTGCCTGACTATCTTCGCAGCTATGCGGGTCTGAATCGTAAGGTTGTCGTTGCTGGCCTTTATAACCGATTAGAATTGTGGAGTAGTGACGCCTGGGCACGGTATCGGTCTGGCACAGAAGAGAACAGTGTAGCTATTGCTGAGGCAATGAATAACGTGAACCTATAA
- the rsmH gene encoding 16S rRNA (cytosine(1402)-N(4))-methyltransferase RsmH translates to MERTHNPVLLSEVLRELDLSANDTIVDATFGGGGHTRALLEATQPNGIVFAFDRDPQAIAAAASLARVHPFNANFDAMEKLIRRDYPKAVINGVLFDFGISSLQLADSSLGLSFQSDVPLDMRLDRSGAMTAATYLNGVSEVELADAIFAYGEERASRRIAKAIVLARRQAKLETTGQLVRIIETVLPRRGRLHPATKTFQAIRIVVNDELGAIARGITAARNLLTVGGRIVAISFHSLEDRIVKNTFRAAAMECSCPKGASCSCPNGRWRLLTKKPIVPSRTEQKQNPRARSAKLRVIEKIV, encoded by the coding sequence ATGGAGCGTACTCATAACCCCGTTCTACTATCGGAAGTACTGCGCGAGTTGGATCTCAGTGCAAATGATACGATTGTCGATGCTACGTTTGGGGGCGGTGGGCACACTCGAGCACTGCTTGAGGCAACGCAGCCAAATGGCATTGTTTTTGCTTTTGATAGAGACCCACAAGCAATTGCAGCAGCAGCTTCGCTTGCTCGGGTTCATCCTTTCAACGCAAATTTTGACGCCATGGAGAAGCTCATCCGACGGGATTATCCCAAGGCAGTTATTAATGGCGTTCTCTTCGATTTCGGTATCTCTTCCTTACAGCTTGCCGATTCATCGCTTGGACTCAGTTTTCAGTCCGACGTCCCGCTGGACATGCGGCTTGACCGATCAGGCGCTATGACGGCCGCCACCTATCTGAATGGTGTTTCGGAAGTCGAACTGGCTGATGCCATTTTTGCGTACGGCGAAGAGCGTGCGTCGAGAAGAATTGCTAAAGCTATTGTACTGGCTCGTCGACAAGCGAAGCTTGAAACCACCGGGCAATTGGTGCGCATTATAGAAACAGTATTACCACGACGAGGTCGACTACATCCGGCAACAAAGACGTTTCAAGCCATTCGCATTGTGGTGAACGACGAACTTGGTGCTATTGCCCGCGGTATTACCGCGGCACGTAATTTGCTCACGGTGGGTGGGAGAATCGTAGCAATTTCATTTCACTCGCTTGAAGATCGTATTGTAAAAAATACGTTCCGTGCCGCTGCTATGGAGTGCAGTTGTCCGAAGGGTGCGTCATGTTCGTGCCCGAATGGTCGTTGGCGGCTTTTGACCAAGAAGCCAATCGTTCCAAGTCGAACTGAACAAAAACAAAACCCTCGAGCTCGCAGTGCGAAGCTTCGAGTTATCGAAAAAATCGTATGA
- a CDS encoding penicillin-binding protein 2, protein MSWAGYEQAPKKSGTNEVVSHGRWRIVKLCICFALVSISFRLWHLQVRGHDAYAQQAVDQQTAYQLLTPERGIIYASDSAGKGDVVPIAVNRDAFFVYAEPKKIEDVAAAVGALAPLIGKDPEVLRKQLDQPQDPFEPLLHRAPSEVAAAVRALEMPGIGLITERERFYPGNNIASHVLGFVSYRNDRLVGQYGIEGSMNGTLVGVSGSADAERTTGGVLIALGDNDTVAAQNGSDVVLTIDWTLEYKACRLLEDWVRAHGASSGSLIVMNPKTGAILAMCGAPDFNPNIYGETERIVDFNNPSIFLDYEPGSIMKPLTMAAALDQQKVSPTTTYTDTGEVKIGSKTIRNSDNKANGLQTMTDVLTKSLNTGAIYSMRQVGVEVFRKYLVDFGFSVPTGIELPGEATGDIRSLRSDNEIYGATASFGQGITTTPLQMVTAYAAIANGGELMRPYIIKEIRQKNGTVIETKPTAIRRVIRERTAALLSGMLVTVIDSGHGKRAGVAGYTLAGKTGTAEIASRNGGYEAGATIGSFVGFGPVRDPQFAMIVRVDRPKDVQYAESSAAPLFGQVAKFLLQYYEIPPDR, encoded by the coding sequence ATGAGCTGGGCCGGGTATGAGCAGGCGCCCAAAAAAAGCGGAACGAATGAGGTAGTGAGTCACGGACGTTGGAGAATAGTAAAGCTATGCATTTGCTTCGCTTTGGTAAGTATTTCATTTCGTCTTTGGCACTTGCAGGTGCGAGGGCACGATGCCTACGCACAGCAAGCCGTTGATCAGCAGACCGCCTATCAGTTGCTGACGCCGGAACGGGGAATCATATATGCTTCGGACAGTGCTGGAAAAGGAGATGTCGTGCCAATTGCTGTCAATCGCGACGCCTTTTTTGTATACGCTGAGCCGAAAAAAATTGAAGATGTTGCCGCGGCGGTTGGTGCGCTTGCACCACTCATTGGGAAAGATCCAGAGGTGCTTCGAAAGCAACTCGACCAGCCACAGGACCCTTTCGAACCATTACTACATCGTGCGCCTAGTGAAGTTGCTGCGGCTGTTCGCGCCCTAGAAATGCCGGGCATTGGACTCATTACAGAACGTGAGCGTTTTTATCCTGGGAATAACATTGCGAGCCATGTCCTTGGGTTTGTGAGCTATCGCAATGATCGTCTGGTGGGTCAGTACGGGATTGAGGGTTCCATGAATGGTACGTTGGTCGGCGTGTCTGGCAGTGCAGACGCTGAACGTACGACCGGTGGCGTTCTCATTGCGCTTGGAGACAATGACACTGTGGCGGCGCAAAACGGCAGCGATGTTGTTCTGACGATTGATTGGACGCTCGAGTACAAAGCGTGCCGCTTGCTTGAAGATTGGGTGCGGGCACACGGGGCGAGTAGCGGCAGCCTCATTGTGATGAACCCAAAGACCGGCGCAATACTGGCCATGTGTGGTGCGCCTGATTTCAATCCAAATATTTACGGAGAGACAGAGCGCATTGTTGATTTTAACAACCCATCCATATTTTTAGATTACGAGCCGGGTTCCATTATGAAGCCACTAACGATGGCGGCGGCACTCGATCAGCAAAAAGTTTCACCCACCACCACTTATACCGACACGGGAGAGGTAAAAATTGGTTCAAAAACGATTCGGAACTCTGACAATAAAGCCAATGGTTTACAGACCATGACAGATGTTTTAACAAAGTCACTCAATACGGGCGCCATATACTCGATGCGACAAGTGGGGGTAGAGGTTTTTAGAAAATATTTAGTTGATTTCGGCTTTTCAGTGCCAACGGGAATTGAGTTACCTGGTGAAGCGACGGGCGACATTAGAAGTTTGCGAAGTGATAATGAAATTTATGGGGCGACAGCCTCATTCGGTCAAGGAATAACCACGACGCCGCTCCAAATGGTGACGGCATACGCGGCCATTGCGAACGGGGGCGAACTCATGCGCCCGTACATCATAAAAGAAATTCGGCAGAAAAATGGTACTGTAATTGAAACGAAGCCGACGGCTATTCGTCGTGTTATTCGAGAGCGTACGGCGGCGCTACTCTCTGGGATGCTTGTTACGGTCATTGATTCTGGTCATGGTAAGCGAGCCGGGGTAGCCGGTTACACGTTGGCAGGGAAAACGGGTACGGCAGAAATTGCGAGTCGCAATGGAGGCTATGAGGCCGGGGCGACCATTGGTTCTTTTGTTGGGTTCGGCCCGGTTCGCGACCCGCAGTTCGCTATGATTGTTCGAGTCGACAGACCTAAGGATGTTCAGTATGCCGAATCTTCAGCCGCGCCACTGTTTGGTCAAGTAGCAAAATTTTTACTACAGTATTATGAAATTCCACCGGACCGTTAA
- the murF gene encoding UDP-N-acetylmuramoyl-tripeptide--D-alanyl-D-alanine ligase: protein MRRILQALLYVLAAATLRRHATVVIGVTGSVGKTTTKDSAAIVLATKYRVRASAKSYNNEFGLPLTILGEDSPGGSLVGWVALIVRSSARLLYYRRRSYPEVLLLEMGADHPGDLAKLTALARPKISVVTAIASAHLEFFTSLEEVAKEKRTLFTVLAKNGVAIMNADDPLVAASVVPDGVRVLSYGFSTCDVRAHDVATTFERTGETGTSVQVVTSFKVTTGGSTVPVHLYGLMGVPAVTSALAAIAIGVAMDVTVVDAAHALAGYQGTPGRLRLLPGVRGTTLIDDSYNASPKAALAAVDVLASVPIVAGQWRWAVLGSMAELGSDTESGHTSVGEYIVQRGISGLVTVGERARIIAQAARKAGMDPHMIFSFAKSTEAGQFLQDRLQTGDIVLVKGSQIMRMEHVVKELLAEPLRAEELLVRQSPEWQ from the coding sequence ATGAGAAGAATTCTTCAAGCCTTGCTGTACGTTTTAGCCGCTGCCACCCTTCGGCGACATGCAACGGTTGTTATCGGTGTTACTGGTTCAGTTGGTAAAACAACGACTAAAGATAGTGCGGCTATTGTGCTCGCAACGAAGTATCGGGTACGCGCCAGTGCGAAAAGTTATAACAATGAGTTTGGCTTGCCGCTCACAATTTTGGGCGAAGATAGCCCTGGCGGTTCGCTGGTTGGTTGGGTCGCACTCATTGTTCGCTCCAGTGCTCGACTTCTGTACTACCGTCGCCGTTCGTATCCGGAGGTATTGCTACTCGAGATGGGAGCTGATCATCCGGGGGACCTTGCGAAACTAACAGCCCTGGCTCGTCCGAAGATTTCCGTCGTGACCGCTATAGCTTCGGCGCATTTAGAATTTTTTACTTCGCTTGAAGAAGTTGCAAAAGAGAAGCGGACGTTATTTACTGTTCTAGCAAAAAATGGGGTAGCAATTATGAATGCCGATGATCCACTAGTAGCGGCGAGCGTGGTGCCAGACGGGGTTCGGGTACTCAGTTATGGCTTTTCTACGTGCGACGTTCGGGCGCATGATGTGGCAACAACCTTTGAGCGGACAGGTGAAACAGGGACGTCGGTGCAAGTAGTTACGAGTTTCAAGGTAACGACTGGCGGCTCGACTGTGCCGGTGCACCTCTATGGGCTCATGGGTGTTCCGGCTGTTACCTCGGCCTTGGCGGCTATAGCCATTGGGGTCGCAATGGACGTTACGGTTGTGGATGCCGCACATGCGCTAGCAGGTTACCAAGGAACCCCGGGCCGACTACGATTACTGCCAGGGGTTCGCGGTACGACACTCATTGATGACAGCTATAATGCTTCACCAAAAGCGGCCTTAGCTGCAGTGGATGTCTTAGCGTCAGTGCCGATTGTTGCCGGTCAGTGGCGCTGGGCAGTGCTTGGCAGTATGGCTGAACTGGGGTCAGACACAGAAAGCGGCCACACTTCGGTTGGGGAGTATATAGTACAGCGCGGCATAAGTGGTCTGGTTACTGTTGGCGAACGAGCTCGCATTATAGCCCAAGCGGCACGTAAGGCTGGCATGGATCCACACATGATTTTCTCATTTGCTAAGTCCACAGAAGCCGGCCAGTTTTTACAGGACAGACTGCAGACCGGCGACATAGTACTCGTGAAAGGTTCACAAATCATGCGCATGGAGCACGTCGTGAAGGAATTATTAGCGGAGCCGCTTCGTGCTGAAGAGTTGCTAGTACGGCAAAGTCCAGAGTGGCAATAA
- a CDS encoding transposase, translated as MERIIGIQHRVKKTAKGEAHPTRVCILDNGQVQLFELATESEELDFVLGRLPVSYRDAEAGDALDAVAEHHRQWRKVREGEASDGTALFITSEHGGVRRLQIPDVREGLKPGDKVAMVLGGSGDAFAYALSNRGAAIGATVHRLPPRNLALCRGDNSKEKDAELLARYLESGGVGYHLVRSRDRDVIRLSICFHERMLALKDLMAAQQRQHGRAIGQIFLSEEGQYPEGALLDAVTTLRTSDDLLGALTVAHEEQLARLVDAAQSMPLYAAVFADIKGIGPRIAAGIIAATVDIRRFPSVHAFKAFCGVHVLSGGKYGDVPTDQQFPRNKRGVAGNWQRDARQALYLAAADQFVKRPNTEWGQRLIANKEKCRAKHPVVMCKQCAAEFGSTCAKLKHTRRYTDGHIHRMACWRTATQLAVYIYRAWRRFERAQEAITDVSQAA; from the coding sequence GTGGAACGTATTATTGGAATTCAGCATCGAGTCAAGAAGACCGCCAAAGGGGAAGCCCACCCTACGCGGGTGTGCATTCTCGACAACGGGCAGGTGCAGTTGTTCGAGCTGGCGACTGAGTCGGAAGAGCTAGACTTCGTGCTCGGCCGACTGCCCGTTTCGTATCGAGACGCTGAAGCGGGCGATGCGCTTGATGCAGTTGCGGAGCATCATCGCCAGTGGCGCAAGGTGCGTGAAGGGGAGGCTAGTGACGGTACGGCCTTATTCATCACGAGTGAACACGGTGGTGTGCGCCGTCTTCAGATACCGGACGTGCGTGAGGGGCTCAAACCTGGCGATAAGGTCGCCATGGTGCTCGGTGGGTCGGGCGATGCGTTCGCATACGCTCTCTCCAATCGCGGTGCAGCCATCGGTGCGACGGTGCATCGGTTGCCGCCCAGAAATCTCGCCCTGTGTCGAGGAGACAACAGCAAGGAAAAAGACGCAGAGCTTTTGGCTCGCTATCTGGAATCAGGTGGTGTTGGGTATCATCTTGTTCGCTCGCGCGATCGAGATGTCATTCGTCTCAGCATCTGCTTCCATGAGCGAATGCTGGCACTGAAAGATCTCATGGCGGCCCAGCAGCGACAGCATGGTCGAGCGATTGGTCAAATCTTTCTTTCTGAGGAGGGTCAGTATCCGGAGGGTGCACTGCTCGACGCAGTTACCACACTGCGTACCAGCGATGATTTGCTAGGTGCGTTGACGGTGGCGCATGAAGAACAGCTAGCGCGGCTGGTTGATGCAGCACAGAGTATGCCACTCTACGCTGCAGTGTTTGCGGATATCAAAGGCATCGGCCCACGAATTGCCGCTGGCATCATTGCAGCGACTGTGGATATTCGCCGATTTCCTTCGGTGCACGCATTCAAGGCGTTCTGTGGTGTTCATGTGCTGAGTGGCGGTAAGTACGGTGACGTACCGACGGATCAGCAGTTTCCCCGCAATAAGCGAGGTGTTGCAGGCAACTGGCAGCGCGACGCCCGCCAGGCGTTGTATTTGGCAGCGGCCGATCAGTTCGTGAAACGGCCTAATACGGAGTGGGGCCAGCGCCTCATTGCCAACAAGGAAAAGTGCCGAGCAAAGCATCCGGTAGTGATGTGCAAGCAGTGTGCCGCAGAGTTTGGTAGCACCTGTGCCAAGCTGAAGCACACGCGGCGCTATACCGACGGCCACATCCATCGAATGGCCTGCTGGAGAACGGCGACGCAACTTGCGGTGTACATTTACCGCGCTTGGCGGCGGTTCGAACGTGCACAGGAAGCCATCACCGACGTCAGTCAGGCGGCGTAA